A portion of the Lolium rigidum isolate FL_2022 chromosome 1, APGP_CSIRO_Lrig_0.1, whole genome shotgun sequence genome contains these proteins:
- the LOC124664667 gene encoding phosphatidylinositol 4-phosphate 5-kinase 9-like, whose amino-acid sequence MNDNPSPAYIIRKRRREVKRIVFFLSSSWCLGVALQVCNRIDCSNAHISCGGYMKIRKPPISGDTMHDRADSAASDAAASAGELTLPNGDLYSGTLSCGVPEGTGRYVWSGSGCVYSGGWSRGMRHGTGRTRWPSGAVYEGEYSAGFMDGQGTRIDANSSSSYKGQWKLDRKHGIGLQAYANGDVYQGSWNHGQMEGHGRYTWANGNTYVGTMRNGLMSGKGVLTWKVTAAAAGDSFQGNWLDGLAHGYGLYTWEGGGCYLGTWTRGLKDGKGTFSHTVPAALVDDLRMRGVLPDISLGGTAAAPEPPAARLSRRNSGLGRPPMKKNASLQRRRSIGVTGGPDKTLDSSSSPILEREYAQGVLISEIVLDKWSLPESSSKKLKLGLRRAAKRPGETIIKGHRSYDLMLCLQLGIRYTVGKITPIPEGEVRTSDYGHKANFWMNFPKNGSKLTPSHRALDFKWKDYCPMVFRNLREMFKIDTADYMISISGSDALRELSSPGKSGSIFFLSQDDRFMIKTLRKSEVQVLLRMLPYYYRHVQTYENTLVTKFFGLHRVTPSSGRKFQFVVMGNMFCTELRIHRRFDLKGSSLGRSTEKIKIDENTTLKDLDLNYSFYLEPSWRGALLKQIEIDSEFLRNHGIMDYSLLLGFHYRARRNLQIGSSCRESILPDNLTVLSEADVAEENSVYNYQDGLILLQRGSNKNGPASVGPHIRGSRLRSSSACFEEVDLLLPGTGRLPIQLGVNMPARAEKEDKQEDGSKSLHHVYDVVLYIGIIDILQKYNMTKKIEHAYKSIKYKYNPLSISAVEPRFYSERFFKFVGTAFPENSYNQ is encoded by the exons ATGAACGACAACCCATCCCCTGCATATATTATACGCAAGAGGAGAAGAGAAGTGAAGCGCATAGTCTTCTTCCTCTCCTCGTCTTGGTGCCTTGGCGTCGCATTGCAAGTTTGCAACCGCATCGATTGTTCA AACGCGCACATCTCCTGCGGCGGGTACATGAAAATCA GAAAGCCCCCAATAAGTGGGGATACTATGCATGACAGGGCAGACTCTGCGGCCTCTGATGCCGCTGCCTCGGCTGGAGAGCTCACGCTGCCCAACGGCGACCTCTACTCCGGCACGCTGTCATGCGGAGTACCGGAGGGCACGGGGCGGTACGTCTGGTCCGGCAGCGGCTGCGTCTACAGCGGCGGGTGGAGTCGGGGGATGAGGCATGGCACCGGAAGGACAAGGTGGCCATCGGGAGCCGTCTACGAAGGCGAGTACTCCGCCGGCTTCATGGACGGCCAAGGAACACGCATCGACGCCAACTCCTCCTCGTCTTACAAGGGCCAATGGAAGCTGGACCGCAAGCACGGCATCGGGCTCCAGGCGTACGCCAATGGGGACGTCTACCAGGGCTCCTGGAACCACGGGCAGATGGAAGGCCATGGCAGGTACACATGGGCCAACGGCAACACTTACGTCGGCACCATGAGAAACGGCCTCATGTCCGGCAAAGGGGTCCTCACGTGGaaggtcaccgccgccgccgccggcgactcgTTCCAGGGGAACTGGCTCGACGGCTTGGCGCACGGGTACGGGTTGTACACCTGGGAGGGCGGCGGGTGCTACCTCGGGACATGGACCAGGGGGCTCAAGGACGGGAAAGGCACCTTCAGCCACACGGTTCCCGCGGCTCTCGTCGACGACCTGAGGATGAGGGGCGTGCTCCCTGACATCTCCTTGGGCGGCACCGCGGCGGCTCCAGAGCCACCGGCGGCGCGTTTGTCCAGGAGGAACTCAGGACTCGGACGGCCTCCGATGAAGAAGAATGCGTCCCTGCAGAGACGCCGGAGTATCGGAGTCACCGGAGGTCCTGACAAAACGCTGGATTCTAGCTCCTCCCCGATCCTCGAACGGGAGTACGCGCAGGGAGTTCTAATCAGCGAGATTGTGCTGGATAAGTGGAGCCTCCCGGAATCGTCCTCCAAGAAACTGAAACTTGGCCTCAGAAGGGCCGCGAAAAGGCCCGGAGAGACGATAATTAAAGGCCACAGGAGCTACGATCTCATGCTCTGTCTGCAGCTTGGAATCAG GTACACAGTTGGAAAGATTACGCCCATCCCGGAGGGTGAAGTGCGAACTTCTGATTATGGCCACAAAGCTAATTTCTGGATGAACTTCCCCAAAAACGGATCAAAGCTTACTCCTTCACATCGTGCTCTAGATTTTAAGTGGAAGGACTACTGCCCAATGGTTTTCAG AAATTTGAGGGAGATGTTCAAGATTGATACAGCAGACTACATGATTTCCATTAGTGGAAGTGATGCACTTAGGGAGCTATCTTCTCCTGGAAAGAGTGGGAGTATCTTTTTCTTGTCGCAGGACGACCGGTTCATGATCAAGACTCTTCGGAAATCAGAAGTGCAG GTTCTTCTGCGTATGCTCCCATACTATTATCGTCATGTCCAAACCTATGAGAATACActcgtaactaaattttttggccTCCACCGGGTGACACCTTCCAGTGGTCGAAAG TTTCAATTTGTAGTAATGGGCAACATGTTCTGCACAGAACTAAGAATTCATCGAAGATTTGACTTAAAAGGTTCATCTTTGGGACGTTCTACAGAGAAAATTAAAATCGACGAGAACACGACGCTGAAAGACTTGGATCTGAATTATTCGTTTTATCTTGAGCCTTCTTGGCGGGGTGCTTTGCTTAA GCAGATTGAAATCGACAGCGAATTTCTAAGGAACCATGGTATAATGGATTACAGCTTACTTCTTGGTTTCCATTACCGAGCTCGTCGAAACCTACAAATAGGATCATCATGTCGTGAAAGCATTTTGCCAGATAACTTAACCGTTCTTTCAGAGGCAG ATGTCGCAGAGGAGAATTCCGTTTATAACTATCAAGATGGGCTGATTTTGCTGCAGCGAGGCAGCAACAAAAATGGTCCAGCTTCTGTCGGCCCACACATCAGGGGAAGCCGCCTGCGTTCGTCATCGGCATGTTTCGAGGAAGTTGATCTTCTGCTTCCAGGCACAGGAAG gcttccgatccagctaggaGTCAACATGCCGGCAAGAGCGGAGAAAGAAGATAAACAAGAGGATGGCAGCAAATCGCTCCATCATGTTTATGATGTCGTACTCTATATAGGGATCATTGATATTCTGCAGAAGTACAACATGACGAAGAAGATTGAGCATGCATATAAGTCCATCAAGTATAAGTATAACCCCTTGTCAATATCTGCTGTGGAACCTCGATTCTACTCGGAGCGCTTCTTCAAGTTTGTCGGCACCGCTTTCCCCGAGAATTCATATAATCAATAA